The sequence below is a genomic window from Chryseobacterium foetidum.
ATTCATGGTTTGTGAAAATGACCGCAGTAAAAGACCGTTTGGTAGATTTAAACAAAGAAATCAACTGGAAACCAAAATCAACCGGCGAAGGACGTTTCGGCAACTGGCTTGAAAATGTCAACGACTGGAATTTATCGCGTTCAAGATACTGGGGAATTCCGTTGCCAATCTGGAGAACAGATCCTTCGACAGGTTCAGCTCAGGAAGAAATCATCATTGGTTCTGTTGAAGAATTATACAATGAGGTCGAAAAATCTATCGCAGCCGGATTGATGACAGAAAATCCGTTTAAAGGATTTGAAATCGGAAATATGTCTGAAGAAAACTATTCTTTGGTTGATCTTCACAAAAATATCGTTGACAAGATTGTCTTGGTTTCAGAATCTGGAAAAGCGATGCACCGTGAGAGCGACCTGATCGACGTTTGGTTTGACTCAGGTTCTATGCCTTACGCTCAGCTACATTATCCGTTTGAAAACAAAGAATTAATCGATAATAATAAAGCATTCCCTGCAGATTTTATCGCAGAAGGAGTTGACCAGACCCGTGGATGGTTCTACACACTTCACGCAATCGGAACAGCAGTTTTTGATTCAGTTGCTTATAAAAATGTGATGAGTAATGGACTTGTTTTGGATAAAAACGGTCTGAAAATGTCAAAATCTAAAGGAAATGCGGTTGACCCGTTTGAAACTTTAGCGGTTTACGGACCGGATGCTACACGCTGGTACATGGTTTCGAATGCAAACCCTTGGGAAAACCTGAAATTTGACATTGAAGGAATTGACGAAGTAAGAAGAAAATTCTTCGGAACTTTATACAACACGTATTCATTCTTTACTTTATATGCAAATGTTGATGGATTTAAATATTCTGAAAAAGATATTGAAAACCGTCCTGAAATTGACAGATGGATTTTATCTGAATTGAACCTTTTAATTAAAGAAGTAAAAGCTTTCTACGAAGATTACGAACCGACAAGAGTGGCAAGATCGATCAGTAATTTCGTGAATGACAATTTGAGTAACTGGTACGTAAGGCTTTGTAGAAGACGTTTCTGGAAAGGAGATTATTCTGATGACAAAATCTCTGCTTACCAGACTTTGTACACTTGCCTTGAAACTGTTGCCAAATTATCTGCGCCAATTGCTCCGTTCTTCATGGATCAGTTATATCAGGATCTGAATGCAGCCACTGGAAAAGAAACATTTGAATCTGTTCACCTGAGTGATTTCCCTGTTGCCGATGAAAGTTTAATTGATCAGGATTTGGTTGAGAAGACGCATTTAGCTCAGAATATTACGAGTATGGTTTTCTCATTGAGAAAGAAAGAGAACGTAAAAGTGCGTCAGCCATTACAGAAAGTTTTGATTCCTGTTTTGGATAAGAAAACGGAAGAGCAAATCTTAGCGGTTTCAGAATTAATTAAACAGGAAGTTAATGTTAAAGAATTGCAGTTAATCAACGCTGAAGAAGCTTCACATTTAATTATAAAACAAATCAAGCCGAACTTTAAAACTTTGGGTTCAAGACTTGGAAAAGACATGAAAGTTGTTGGTAATGAGATTTCTAATTTCACACCGGAGCAAATCTCATCTTTAGAAAAGGAAGGAAAAGCAAACGTTCAGGGATATGAAATTACAACAGCGGATGTGGAAATTTCAACGAAAGATATTCCGGGATGGACGGTAACTTCTGATGGGAAAACAACTGTGGCATTAGATTTGACATTGACAGAAGAATTAAAATCAGAAGGTGTTGCGAGGGAGCTTATCAACAGGATCCAGAACATCAGAAAAGAAAAAGATTTTGAGTTAACAGACAGAATCAGAATTTCTGTAGAAGAAAGTTCGATATTTATCAATGACATACGCAAAAATGAAGCTTATATTTCAGACGAAGTATTGTCGGATAAACTAGAAGTTGTATCTTCACTGTTAAATTTTAACGAAATCGAAATAGATGACGTTAAATTTAAGATAAATGTTGAAAAAATTTAACGTTTAGTTATTGTTTTTCAAATTCCATTTCATAATTTTATTAAAAAAGAAAAAGAACCATGTCAGACGAAAGAGTACGTTACAGCGATGCTGATTTACAGGAATTTAAGGCAATTATCAAAGATAAAATAGAGAAAGCTGAGAATGATTTAAAACTGATTAGAGAAAGTTTCATCAACGACCAGAATAATGGAACTGATGATACATCTCCTACTTTTAAAGCATTTGAAGAAGGAGCAGAAACTTTGAGCAAAGAGCAAAACTCAATTTTAGCAGGAAGACAGGAGAAATTTGTCCGTGACCTGAAAAATGCCTTGATAAGAATTGAAAACAAAACTTACGGTGTTTGCAGAGTGACAGGAAAATTGATTCCTAAGCCAAGACTTTTGGCAGTTCCTCACGCTACACTGAGCATTGAAGCTAAAAATATGCAGAAATAATATTTTTTATCTTATTTTTGTAAATAATTAATTGGGTTTATATGATGTTTTTAAAACATTATGTAAACCTATTTTTTAATTATATCTATGAGTGAATATCTGATTTTAGGAATCATCCTTGTGGCAGTTTTGTGGTATTTTAACCGAGACAGAATCAAAAACAGATTCCATCCGGATAAGCCTAAAAATCTCACAATCGATCAGCAATTCAACTCAGATAAACGGGACAGAGAAAAGGAAATCGACAGACTTCTCAGTAAAATAGGAAAGAATGGCATCAACGATTTGTCCGCCAAAGACAGAAAACGGTTAGACGAACTGTCGAAGCATTAATATTAAAACAGAAACGTTGTAAAAGACTTTAGTTAAGACTTAAACACGACGCAAACAAAGAAAAATGGAAGCATTAATTGTACACCCAAAAAACCAGATGGAGCTGAATGCACTGAAAAGTGTAATGAAAGACATGGGAATCCGATACGAAAAATTTCACACCAGAGGTGCAAAAACTCAGAATTTTGAGCCAAGAACCCCAGCAGTAAAGAAGGAAAAGCCTGCAAGAAATTTTAAAGACAAACCAAAGACTGACCAATAATGAAGAAGATAGCACTTATCACTTTTCTTATATTGTTGATTGATCAGGCATCAAAAATTTATATTAAAACTCACTTTCCACTAAATGGTTACGAAGATGTCTTTCCAGGATTTAAATTAACCTTCGTTGAAAATCCCGGGATGGCGTATGGCTTTCATTTTGGCGGAATGCTCGGGAAATATTTTCTGGTCATCGTCCGCGTTTTTCTGATTGGCGGAATGATTTATCTGTTTAGCAAATGGCTTAAAAGAGGTGAATCAAACTATCTGATCATCCCAATGTCAATGATTTTTGCCGGTGCCATCGGAAATTTAATTGACGGAATGTTTTACGGATTGATTTTCGACAGCGGAATGGTTTACGACGAAAACATCAAACAATGGATTGGCTACGGCGGAGTTTCGAAACTCGTTCCTTTTGGTCAGGGTTATTCCACATTTATGAAAGGCTGCGTGGTCGACATGCTACACTTCCCGTTGGTAGATTGGAACGTTCCAGAAAGCTGGCCTTTAATCGGAGGAAGACATCTTGAATTCTTCAAATACATTTTTAATGTTGCAGATTCTGCCATTACTGTTGGCGGTGCACTTTTGATAATTTTCAGAAAAAAAGCTTTCCCGAACGGGCTTGAGTTTTAAGATATTTGATATGTCGATCTTTATTGTCTTTCAAAGGACATATTTGATCCAATAATTTTTTACCGGGTTTTGTGTTTCAAACTCATGGGAATTTCATACTTTTATGGAACCTTCAAAGGTTCAAACTGTATGAAAAAATTGATAAAAAATACAATCAAAATATTCCTGCTGCTTTTTGTGGTGGGAATTGTTTTTGTGATCTGGTCCAACTTTACCATCAAAGATCAGTCGGAAAATTTCGTCACTTCAGACATTTCAAAACTTCCTTCCGAAAAAACCGGATTGCTTCTGGGAACGAGTAAAACCTTATCCAACGGAAATCCAAACGCTTACTTTTTTAATAGAATAAGAGCTGCAGCAGAGCTATTTAAATCAGGAAAGATTCAAAACATTATCGTAAGCGGGGATAATTCTCAAAAAGACTACAACGAGCCTGAAGAAATGAAAAACGAACTCATCAAAGCCGGAGTTCCCGCAGATAAAATTTTTGAGGATTTCGCAGGCTTCCGAACTTTGGATTCTGTGCTGAGAGCGAAAGAAATTTTTGGACAAAATTCCTACATCATTATTTCTCAGAAATTCCACAACGAAAGAGCGGTTTATTTAGCAAGAAAAAACGGCATTCAGGCATTTGGCTACAACGCTGAAGATGTCAATAAATATGCAGGTTTTAAAACCAATGCAAGAGAAAAACTGGCAAGAGCAAAGGTATTCTGGGACTTTGTGTTTGGTGTGGAACCGAAGTTTGGCGGGGAGAAGATTTTGATTCCCTAGTTTTATAATTAAATTTAAAACTGAAAATGAGCATCTTCACCTATCATTTAGTAAAAACAAATTACTTTTCTGCACTTAAAATTCTTTTGTTTCCACCAAAATCAAAGCGAATTTCAGGGTTGATCCATGCAGAAATAATGACGGCGATGACGCTCGGCTCTCCTATTTTTTCGCCATCCCGAATGCTGATCAGACAAATCGCAGTGTTTGCCCAATGGGAAAATGAAAGTGACATAGATTATTTTTTAGCTGAAAATAATTTAGGAAAAATACTTTCGAAAGGCTGGCACACGAGATTGTTTTTTCTGCGAAAGTGGGGTAAATTCAACAAATTTGAAATTCCGGACGAAACTTTAGAATTTGAAAATCCCGATTCTCCTGTTGTCGCAGTAACAATTGCCCGAATGAAATTTCCGGAAATTCCAAGATTTATCCGTTGGGGAAGACCTGTTGAGAAATTGGTTCGCGACCATCCTGCAACGACTTTGTCTCTGGCTTCCATTAAATTTCCAAACACCGTTTCTACATTTTCAATCTGGAAAACTCAGAAAGAAATGACCGATATGTTGCATGGTCACGGTAATGTTCCGAAACCTGAAAGACATAAAAATGCAATGAAAGAAAGAGACCGGAAAGATTTTCATTTTGAATTTACAACGTTGCGTTTCAAGCCGATTTCGGAATCTGGAGAATGGAACGGACGACAAGACTTCATTCCCAATCTAAAAAACAATTAAATGAGATTCGCTTATCCGATGCAGAAATTTCAGGATTGGGTGACTCAGCAATGGGTGATTCTGCGGGGAAGAAAAATCAAGCCGGAAGATTACCCTTGGCTGATAGGACCGTTTGGAAATCTGGATGCAATTGGCGAAGAATTTATTCATCAGTTTGCAGAAAAGGAAAATTTAATTGTTGAAAAAGATTCAAAATCAAAAGGAATCATCCCGTCAATGTCTAAATTGAATTTATCCGAAGCAGAATTCATCAATTTATCTAAAAAAGTTATTGGATTTTATGAAAACACAGCCAATCACAATTTGGATTTTTCTGTAAAATGGAATCCTTTTTTTAAATTTTTTGGAATTTTAATCAACAAATTATTCAGCAACAGAATCAATCAGCTGAATATTCCTACCAAAAATATTTACAATTCCGAATCGTTAAAAAGCGAGATTATCAATCTTATCGATCCAAAAACCAATGAAATCAAATATACATTTTGGTTTCGCTCAATTGAATCTACCGGACAGGTAATCTATTCCGGCGTTTATGGAATCTGTCAGTTGCCTTCCGGAAAAACCTGTGTGAAAGCTGTTTTCCCTTTACCGAATGGGAATGCAACGGTTCTAATGAATCCAAATGTTGGAAAAAATGGCGAATTGATTTTAGATTCTTCAGGCAAAAAATTTGGTGACGCCGGATTTTATTTTCTATTAAAAGATTCGAAGGGCGACTATTGGTCGCAATTCATCAGTTCGTTTCGGGATAAATTAATTATTGGTTCTGAAAAAGATTTGATTCTTGCAGAACAAACTTTGACGCTTTGGCATTTGAAGGTTCTGACTTTTAATTATAGCATTGAATTAAAAAATAATTAATAAGTTTTTCTAAACTCATTCGGCGTTTCAGAAGTCTGCTTTTTAAAGAAATTCACAAAGTGCGAAGATTCTTTGAAATTCAATTTGAAAGCAATTTCTTTTATCGAAAAATCGGTCTGCTGCAATAAGGTTTTTGCGTTGTGAATCAGTTTTGCGTCTATGTGTTCCTTGGCCGTTTTTCCTGTTTCGGTTTTTAATTTTGAACTGAGATAATTGGGATGAACTGCCAGTTTTGAAGCGAAATACGAAATGTTATAATTTATATTTTCTTCGTGCTGCGAATCTTCGTGAAGCAAGGTCAGGAAACGGTTGCTCAGAGAATCTATTTTTTTCGATTCACTATTTTCTTCCTCATTTTCTAAAGAGTACTGATTGTACAGACGCTTTATTTTCATAAAAAAAATAAGAATTGCCGATGCCATTATTTCCAGCGAGTCTTCTTTTTTCTCCATTTGAAACTCATCATAAATGTAATCGAACACTTTTACCAAGTCTGTCATCTCATCATCGGCAATTACGATAGGCGTTGACTTATCTGCCTGAAAATATTCAAATACCGAAATAAAATGTTTTAATTTCAGATGTTTGTCAATAAAATAATCATTAATAATTACGGTATATTCCAAAATATCGTCATCAACCATTTCGCAGGAAACAATCTGATTGGGTGGCGAGATAAAGATTGCAGGGGCTTTCAGATTCTCTTTCCACTGGCCAATTCTCATCACACCTTCACCCCTCAAAAGCAATTTGATGGCATACGAATTATGTTTAAACGGTGGAACAGTGAGTGACGGATGCGTCCAAAGTCTATCCATCATATCCACATAAAGGCCTTCATACTTAGACGGGGGCATATTGACAGCACTGAAAAACTCTTCAAATGTTTTGAAATACGGAACCTCATTTTCCATAATAATAGTTTTTGGTAAATTTAAAAAATATTAATAAAACAGAAATATGAGCGACAATTCATCACTCATATTTCAAAAAAAACACATTTACACTTATTTAGACAATACTTTCTCTATTCTATTCAATCTGGTTTTCAGCTCCTCAAGTTCCAATTTCTGTTGTTTAATTGTTTCATCCTGTTCAAAAACGTACAGATACAGTTCCTCCAATTTTTCGAGATTAATCTCCAAAGACCTGTTGAGAATAATCCCGCCTTGCTCATCGATATCTGCAGCAGAGGGAACACCGGGA
It includes:
- a CDS encoding lipoprotein signal peptidase, yielding MKKIALITFLILLIDQASKIYIKTHFPLNGYEDVFPGFKLTFVENPGMAYGFHFGGMLGKYFLVIVRVFLIGGMIYLFSKWLKRGESNYLIIPMSMIFAGAIGNLIDGMFYGLIFDSGMVYDENIKQWIGYGGVSKLVPFGQGYSTFMKGCVVDMLHFPLVDWNVPESWPLIGGRHLEFFKYIFNVADSAITVGGALLIIFRKKAFPNGLEF
- a CDS encoding TraR/DksA family transcriptional regulator; the encoded protein is MSDERVRYSDADLQEFKAIIKDKIEKAENDLKLIRESFINDQNNGTDDTSPTFKAFEEGAETLSKEQNSILAGRQEKFVRDLKNALIRIENKTYGVCRVTGKLIPKPRLLAVPHATLSIEAKNMQK
- a CDS encoding DUF2683 family protein — encoded protein: MEALIVHPKNQMELNALKSVMKDMGIRYEKFHTRGAKTQNFEPRTPAVKKEKPARNFKDKPKTDQ
- a CDS encoding DUF6576 domain-containing protein, whose translation is MSEYLILGIILVAVLWYFNRDRIKNRFHPDKPKNLTIDQQFNSDKRDREKEIDRLLSKIGKNGINDLSAKDRKRLDELSKH
- the ileS gene encoding isoleucine--tRNA ligase, which gives rise to MSQFKEYKNLNLIDVAENVAEFWKANKTFEKSVETREGNPEFVFYEGPPSANGMPGIHHVMARALKDIFCRYQTQNGKQVFRKAGWDTHGLPVELGVEKELGITKEDIGKKISIEDYNKACREAVMRYTDVWNQLTEKIGYWVDLEDPYITYKSKYMETVWWLLKQLYSKDLLYKGYTIQPYSPKAGTGLSSHEVNQPGAYRDVTDTTIVAQFKTLPETLPSFLQGFGDVHFLAWTTTPWTLPSNTALTVGPKIDYVLVKTFNQYTFEPINIVLAKALTGKQFGKKFVEGTDEDFANYTSSSKTIPFQILGEFKGSDLVGIKYEQLLPYTLPYQNPENAFRVISGDFVTTEDGTGIVHTAPTFGADDAKVAKEATPEVPPMLVLNEFGNPVPLVDLQGKFTSHMGDFSGKYVKNEYYDAGTAPEKSVDVEIAIRLKEENKAFKVEKYVHSYPHSWRTEEPLLYYPLDSWFVKMTAVKDRLVDLNKEINWKPKSTGEGRFGNWLENVNDWNLSRSRYWGIPLPIWRTDPSTGSAQEEIIIGSVEELYNEVEKSIAAGLMTENPFKGFEIGNMSEENYSLVDLHKNIVDKIVLVSESGKAMHRESDLIDVWFDSGSMPYAQLHYPFENKELIDNNKAFPADFIAEGVDQTRGWFYTLHAIGTAVFDSVAYKNVMSNGLVLDKNGLKMSKSKGNAVDPFETLAVYGPDATRWYMVSNANPWENLKFDIEGIDEVRRKFFGTLYNTYSFFTLYANVDGFKYSEKDIENRPEIDRWILSELNLLIKEVKAFYEDYEPTRVARSISNFVNDNLSNWYVRLCRRRFWKGDYSDDKISAYQTLYTCLETVAKLSAPIAPFFMDQLYQDLNAATGKETFESVHLSDFPVADESLIDQDLVEKTHLAQNITSMVFSLRKKENVKVRQPLQKVLIPVLDKKTEEQILAVSELIKQEVNVKELQLINAEEASHLIIKQIKPNFKTLGSRLGKDMKVVGNEISNFTPEQISSLEKEGKANVQGYEITTADVEISTKDIPGWTVTSDGKTTVALDLTLTEELKSEGVARELINRIQNIRKEKDFELTDRIRISVEESSIFINDIRKNEAYISDEVLSDKLEVVSSLLNFNEIEIDDVKFKINVEKI
- a CDS encoding SanA/YdcF family protein, producing the protein MKKLIKNTIKIFLLLFVVGIVFVIWSNFTIKDQSENFVTSDISKLPSEKTGLLLGTSKTLSNGNPNAYFFNRIRAAAELFKSGKIQNIIVSGDNSQKDYNEPEEMKNELIKAGVPADKIFEDFAGFRTLDSVLRAKEIFGQNSYIIISQKFHNERAVYLARKNGIQAFGYNAEDVNKYAGFKTNAREKLARAKVFWDFVFGVEPKFGGEKILIP
- a CDS encoding helix-turn-helix domain-containing protein, producing MENEVPYFKTFEEFFSAVNMPPSKYEGLYVDMMDRLWTHPSLTVPPFKHNSYAIKLLLRGEGVMRIGQWKENLKAPAIFISPPNQIVSCEMVDDDILEYTVIINDYFIDKHLKLKHFISVFEYFQADKSTPIVIADDEMTDLVKVFDYIYDEFQMEKKEDSLEIMASAILIFFMKIKRLYNQYSLENEEENSESKKIDSLSNRFLTLLHEDSQHEENINYNISYFASKLAVHPNYLSSKLKTETGKTAKEHIDAKLIHNAKTLLQQTDFSIKEIAFKLNFKESSHFVNFFKKQTSETPNEFRKTY